A region of Sugiyamaella lignohabitans strain CBS 10342 chromosome A, complete sequence DNA encodes the following proteins:
- the iec1 gene encoding Ino80 complex subunit Iec1 yields MADYPLSNGSSTVPATVVTGTNTSAEGHPSSNRNGSTIPLSDLLDNRTEDTTAVASTTNQVPQGSVNTVQLSQTRQPELAHSSEELKLQQQQQQSHLQIQSQDPNQSQLQEPIDEGEETVDEDTEPIRNGHNDTLEDEEDEKDTEDDSLDNISDDDDNTSHGVNHIAKLYRQEHGPTTDGEVNQFICKWQNCQQPEQLNLEEMISHLIDGHVGQSSNYACEWDQCTQKGSPQESKSVLVHHSRQHIPQLPFFCFVPECDRTFSRTATLIKHVRVIHGYDPITREVEPNENSRPKEKEPKEPLAKAKALNPGLLTQIRKIREKESLYDTRENDELDNDLTLQDESDPEATINQLKRQLLWSLELQEQLESELKTAKKQKNIEVLRKERLFDELLATQLGPDAAASLAIS; encoded by the coding sequence ATGGCAGACTACCCTCTCAGCAATGGGAGCAGCACAGTGCCAGCTACAGTCGTGACAGGAACCAACACATCTGCTGAAGGGCATCCATCTTCAAACAGAAACGGGTCTACAATTCCCCTATCAGATTTACTCGACAACCGAACGGAAGATACAACTGCCGTTGCTTCCACGACAAATCAGGTACCCCAGGGCAGCGTCAACACCGTGCAATTGTCACAGACCCGGCAACCTGAACTAGCTCACTCGTCCGAAGAACTCAaattgcagcagcagcaacagcagtctCATTTGCAAATCCAATCGCAAGACCCAAACCAATCCCAACTACAAGAGCCAATAGAcgaaggagaagaaacagtCGATGAAGACACTGAGCCCATTCGAAATGGACACAACGACACTttagaagacgaagaagatgagaaGGATACTGAAGACGATAGTCTAGATAATATCagtgacgacgatgacaaCACCTCTCACGGTGTCAACCATATAGCCAAGCTCTATCGACAAGAACATGGACCCACAACCGATGGCGAAGTTAACCAATTCATCTGCAAATGGCAAAACTGCCAGCAGCCCGAGCAACTGAACCTTGAAGAAATGATATCACATCTGATAGACGGTCATGTTGGACAGAGTTCCAACTATGCCTGTGAATGGGACCAATGCACACAAAAAGGATCTCCCCAAGAGTCAAAATCCGTCCTCGTCCATCATTCACGACAGCACATTCCACAGCTGCCATTCTTCTGCTTCGTTCCTGAATGCGATCGAACCTTTTCACGAACTGCCACGCTCATTAAACACGTTCGAGTCATCCACGGATACGACCCCATAACCCGAGAAGTGGAACCCAACGAAAACTCACGACCCAAAGAAAAGGAGCCAAAAGAGCCTCTAGCGAAAGCCAAAGCACTAAACCCCGGTCTCCTAACACAGATCAGAAAAAtcagagaaaaagagagtCTCTACGACACTCGCGAGAACGACGAGCTCGACAACGACCTCACCCTACAGGACGAATCCGACCCCGAAGCAACCATCAACCAGCTCAAGCGACAACTCCTCTGGTCTCTAGAACTTCAAGAACAGCTAGAATCCGAGCTCAAGACCgccaaaaaacaaaaaaatatcgaaGTCCTCCGCAAAGAACGACTCTTCGACGAGCTCCTAGCGACCCAACTCGGTCCCGACGCCGCTGCCTCGCTGGCCATCTCCTGA
- the DBP5 gene encoding ATP-dependent RNA helicase DBP5 (Cytoplasmic ATP-dependent RNA helicase of the DEAD-box family; involved in mRNA export from the nucleus, remodeling messenger ribonucleoprotein particles (mRNPs), with ATPase activity stimulated by Gle1p, IP6 and Nup159p; involved in translation termination along with Sup45p (eRF1); role in the cellular response to heat stress; GO_component: GO:0005934 - cellular bud tip [Evidence IDA] [PMID 19198597]; GO_component: GO:0005737 - cytoplasm [Evidence IEA,IEA]; GO_component: GO:0005737 - cytoplasm [Evidence IDA] [PMID 10610322]; GO_component: GO:0005737 - cytoplasm [Evidence IDA] [PMID 15280434]; GO_component: GO:0005737 - cytoplasm [Evidence IDA] [PMID 9564048]; GO_component: GO:0016020 - membrane [Evidence IEA]; GO_component: GO:0031965 - nuclear membrane [Evidence IEA]; GO_component: GO:0005643 - nuclear pore [Evidence IEA,IEA]; GO_component: GO:0005643 - nuclear pore [Evidence IPI] [PMID 10428971]; GO_component: GO:0044614 - nuclear pore cytoplasmic filaments [Evidence IDA] [PMID 10610322]; GO_component: GO:0005634 - nucleus [Evidence IEA]; GO_component: GO:0005634 - nucleus [Evidence IDA] [PMID 15280434]; GO_component: GO:0005844 - polysome [Evidence IDA] [PMID 17272721]; GO_component: GO:0030687 - preribosome, large subunit precursor [Evidence IDA] [PMID 23212245]; GO_function: GO:0005524 - ATP binding [Evidence IEA,IEA]; GO_function: GO:0008026 - ATP-dependent helicase activity [Evidence IEA]; GO_function: GO:0003723 - RNA binding [Evidence IEA]; GO_function: GO:0003724 - RNA helicase activity [Evidence IDA,ISS] [PMID 9564047]; GO_function: GO:0008186 - RNA-dependent ATPase activity [Evidence IDA] [PMID 19805289]; GO_function: GO:0004386 - helicase activity [Evidence IEA,IEA]; GO_function: GO:0016787 - hydrolase activity [Evidence IEA]; GO_function: GO:0000822 - inositol hexakisphosphate binding [Evidence IDA] [PMID 16783363]; GO_function: GO:0003676 - nucleic acid binding [Evidence IEA]; GO_function: GO:0000166 - nucleotide binding [Evidence IEA]; GO_process: GO:0006200 - ATP catabolic process [Evidence IEA]; GO_process: GO:0006406 - mRNA export from nucleus [Evidence IGI,IMP] [PMID 9564048]; GO_process: GO:0051028 - mRNA transport [Evidence IEA]; GO_process: GO:0015031 - protein transport [Evidence IEA]; GO_process: GO:0006415 - translational termination [Evidence IGI,IPI] [PMID 17272721]; GO_process: GO:0006810 - transport [Evidence IEA]) — protein sequence MSLENRFNPRPVEDKDEDYEDIVSDSEEVSQESNKAADLLSGLSIASDAKSKEEAKPEEAKTEDIKVQDTKAEESESKETTASETKTDDAKDDKKTASEEGEGSDPENNLIKTTYEVRVKLADLQADPNSPLYSVKRFEDLGLSEELLKGLYAMKFSKPSKIQEKALPLLLNNPPQNLIGQSQSGTGKTAAFALNMLSRVDTKVNKVQALCLSPTRELVRQIMDVVETMGKFTDITTALAIPDSYERNAKVNAHIIVGTPGTVLDLVRRRQLDLSALKVFVLDEADNMLDLQGLGDQCQRVKKMIKPNVQLVLFSATFADEVRVYAEKFVPNANEIKLKAEELNVDGIKQLYMDCKDEAHKYEVLVGLYELLTIGSSIIFVRKKETANFLYGKMTKEGHKVSVLHSDLTTEDRDRLIDDFRDGRSKVLITTNVLARGIDIASVTMVVNYDLPTDRNGRADPATYLHRIGRTGRFGRTGVSISFIHDRASYNVLQDIIDYFGEGGITMTKVPTDDWEEIEKIVNKAIKS from the coding sequence ATGTCGTTAGAAAACAGATTCAATCCTCGTCCTGTCGAGGATAAGGATGAAGACTATGAGGATATTGTGAGCGATAGCGAAGAAGTCAGCCAGGAATCAAACAAGGCTGCTGATTTGCTTTCTGGGCTTAGCATTGCATCAGATGCGAAATCCAAGGAAGAGGCAAAGCCTGAAGAAGCCAAGACTGAAGATATTAAAGTTCAAGACACTAAAGCTGAAGAGAGCGAATCTAAAGAAACTACAGCTTCAGAAACTAAGACTGATGATGCTAAGGACGACAAGAAGACCGCCTCAGAGGAAGGCGAAGGATCCGATCCAGAAAACAATCTTATCAAGACCACCTACGAAGTTCGAGTCAAGTTAGCAGATCTTCAAGCAGACCCCAACTCACCATTGTACTCCGTCAAAAGATTTGAAGATCTAGGACTCAGTGAGGAACTCCTTAAAGGTCTGTATGCCATGAAGTTCAGCAAGCCATCCAAGATTCAAGAGAAAGCGCTTCCTTTGCTACTTAATAACCCACCACAAAACTTAATTGGTCAAAGTCAgtctggtactggtaaaaCCGCAGCATTTGCACTGAATATGCTCTCTCGTGTCGATACCAAAGTTAACAAAGTTCAGGCTCTTTGCCTGTCGCCAACCCGTGAGTTGGTCAGACAAATTATGGACGTTGTTGAAACCATGGGCAAGTTCACCGATATTACTACAGCACTTGCTATTCCCGACAGTTATGAGCGTAATGCTAAAGTCAATGCTCATATTATTGTTGGTACTCCCGGTACAGTGCTAGATCTTGTTCGTCGAAGACAATTGGACTTGTCGGCACTCAAGGTGTTTGTActagatgaagctgataATATGCTTGATTTACAAGGTCTGGGAGACCAATGTCAGCGagtcaagaaaatgatCAAACCCAATGTGCAATTAGTACTGTTCAGTGCTACATTTGCCGACGAGGTCCGTGTATATGCCGAGAAGTTTGTTCCTAATGCCAACGAAATCAAGCTCAAGGCCGAGGAGCTCAACGTCGACGGAATCAAGCAATTATACATGGACTGTAAAGACGAGGCTCATAAATATGAGGTTCTTGTTGGTTTATACGAGCTATTGACTATTGGATCATCCATTATCTTTGTACGAAAGAAGGAGACTGCTAACTTTTTGTATGGCAAGATGACGAAAGAAGGACACAAAGTGTCGGTTTTGCACAGTGACTTGACTACCGAGGATCGTGACCGACTAATCGACGATTTCAGAGACGGCCGCAGTAAAGTCCTGATCACTACCAACGTTCTTGCCAGAGGTATTGATATCGCTTCGGTGACCATGGTGGTCAACTACGACCTTCCCACCGACAGAAACGGCCGCGCCGACCCTGCCACCTACCTCCACCGTATCGGACGTACCGGTCGTTTCGGTCGTACAGGTGTGTCCATCTCGTTCATCCACGACCGAGCCTCGTACAACGTCCTCCAGGACATCATCGACTACTTTGGCGAGGGCGGCATCACCATGACCAAAGTGCCCACCGACGACTGGGAAGAGATCGAGAAAATCGTTAACAAAGCCATCAAAAGCTAG